Within Bdellovibrio bacteriovorus HD100, the genomic segment GATTTTTTCTGCGTCTTCTTTAGTAGCGCCTTCTTTAACAGCTTTGTTACCAGCTTCAACAAGGGCTTTAGCTTCAGCAAGACCCAAACCAGTCAAGCCACGAACTTCTTTAATAACGTTGATTTTGTTGGCGCCAGCGTCAACAAGGATAACGTCAAAAGCAGTTTTTTCTTCAACAGCAGCAGCAGGACCTGCAGCAGCAGCAGCAACTGGAGCAGCAGCGGAAACGCCCCATTTTTCTTCCAAAGTTTTTACTAGTTCTGCGATCTCAAGAACAGTTTTCGCAGACAACGCTTCAACGATTTGATCGTTAGTCAGAGACATTTTATCCTCCAGGGATATAAAAAATTATTTAAAAATTCAAATATTCAGCACCATCAGTCCCGAACCTTCGGGATTCAAGCAATTACGCTTGTGGAGCTTCTTCAGTACCAGCGGCTGCGCCGCCGCCCATTTTCTCAGCGTAAGCGTTAAGACATCTAGCAAGTGCAGAACCTGCACCCAACAATGTACCCAACAACATAGCGCGAAGCTGGTCTTTGCCCGGAAGTGTCGCCAAGAATTTAATCTTAGCATCATCCAAAGCAGCGCCGTCCATAACACCGGACTTGATTTGCAGAACTTCTACGTCCTTAGCGAAATCAGCCAATGCTTTTGCAGTCGCGTTCACTTCACCGTAAGAGAATACGATGGCGTTAGTACCTTTCATTGAATTAGCAAATGCTGTTTCAATAGCTGGGTGATCTTTGAACGCTCTTTTTGCAAGAGTATTACGAACAACTTTCATCTCAGAATCAGCAGCATTCAATTTTTTACGCAAGTTAGTTACTTGCTCAACCTTGATGCCTTTGAAGTCGACGATGAAAGCTCCCTTAGCCTTTCCGAATTTCTCCGTGATTAGCTTAATCTCCTGCTCTTTATCTGCGCGAGTGATCATATGTGAGCCTCCTTTCATTAGACTTTTTGCCCTTCTTGCGAAGGGGCCTGTGCGAATCAGGTCGGTTTGGAGGTCGCATGAACCTTTTTGCCTTATCTCGGTAGGCCCCTCACAAACGAGGGATTACATCCACTGAAAGAAACCTACTGTCTCTGATCGCAATAATTTTATGAACTAATACAAAATAACCAGATAAAAAACAAGGCCCTGAGCACGCTCAGAGCCTTAAAATTTACTAGTTAGCGCCAGTTGCAGCAGCTGCCGCATTTGGCTCGATCTTAACGCCTGGGCCCATAGTGGACGCTACAGCGATAGAACGAAGGTAGATACCTTTGGAAGATGCTGGTTTAGCCTTAACGATAGCTCCCAACAAAGTCATGAAGTTATCTTTAAGTTTAGCATCGCCCATGGATTTCTTACCGATACCAGCGTGTACGATACCTGCTTTATCAACGCGGAAGTCCAACTTACCTTTTTTCTCGGCAGTTACAGCTTCACCAACGTTCATAGTTACAGTACCGATTTTTGGATTCGGCATCAAACCACGAGGCCCCAGGATCTTAGCAACTTTAGAAACAGTCGCCATCATGTCCGGAGTCGCGATACATTTATCGAAATCCAACCAGCCGCCCTGGATTTTAGCTACCAGGTCGTCTGCGCCTACGAAGTCAGCGCCAGCTGCTTTCGCTTCAGCCTCTTTCGGGCCTTTTGCGAAAACAACAACTTTAACTTCTTTGCCCAAACCGTGAGGAAGAGCGATAGCTCCACGCACTTGTTGGTCAGATTGCTTAGGGTCAATACCCAAACGCAATGCTACGTCGATAGATTCATCAAATTTAGCTGGAGCTGTTTCAACAACCAGTTTGAATGCTTCTTCAACAGTGTACTTTTTTGCAGAATCAACTTTTTTAGCGACTGCTGCGAATTTTTTGCCTGCCATCTTATACCACCCTTACGCGATGTCGATGCCCATGCTTTTAGCCGTACCAGCAACTTGTGACATTGCGGATTCAACTTTCAAGCAGTTCAAGTCAGGCAATTTCGTTGTAGCGATTTGCTTGATTTGATCGTTATTGATTTTGCCAACTTTGTCCTTCTGAGGCTGCTTGGAACCGGATTCCAGTTTCAACGCCTTTTTGATCAAAGAAGACACCGGTGGTGTTTTTGTGATGAAAGTAAACGATCTGTCTTGGTAAACAGTGATGATGATAGGGATGATGCTATCACCCAACGCTTGTGTACGAGCGTTGAACTGCTTACAGAATTCCATGATGTTTACCCCATGCTGTCCGAGCGCCGGTCCAACGGGTGGAGCTGGATTAGCTTTCCCTGCCGGTATCTGCAGCTTGATCATTCCTGTAACTTTTTTTGCCATGACCCACTCCTGCAAGAGGTTGTGTTAATTAATATCCATCGGCCGCCCTATGCGGCTTCTGGTTATGGTTTTTCTACTTGAATGTAATCCAACTCAACTGGAGTCGGACGACCGAAGATGCTCACAAGAACTTTAAGCTTCGCTTTGTCCTCGTTGATCTCTTCAACTGTTCCCTGGAAGTTGGAGAATGGACCGTCAATAACAGTCACGTTCTCACCCACAGCGAACTTCACTTTCGGTCTTGGTTTTTCAGCAACGCCAGCCATCTGCTGGGTCACACGAAGAACTTCAGCCTCAGGAACTTCCGGAGGACGGGTTTTAGTGCCGCCCACGAAGCCCGTGACTTTAGACGAATTACGTACCAAATGCCAAGTCTCATCATTCAAAAACATCTGAACGAAGATATAACCCGGGAAAAATTTACGTGATTTGGTCTGTTTTTGACCTTTTACCAGCTCCACTACGCTTTCCGCAGGGATCAGGATTTCACCAAAGAACTCTTCCATTTTGGAAGATTTGATCTTTTCTTCGATGGCTTTTTTAGCTGTGTTTTCACAGCTTGTCTGAACGTTAACGATGTACCACTTTTTTTCCATGGTTCCGTCCTTACTTCATAAGAAAGTTGATTAAGAAGCCAGAGATCAGATCGAAGGAACTGATGATAACACTGGAGATAAGAACCATAACCACGCAAGCGATAGTCATGGCCGTTGTGTCCTTGCGAGAAGGCCAAACAACTTTACGGATTTCAGAAACTACTTCTTCGCCCCAAGTCTGAACGCGTGGGTTGAACTGAAGAGCGGCAAACAACGCGAAACCTGCCAAAACAGGGATCCCGTGGCGAACCATATCGGAGTCAGCAGCACGAGCCACAACACCGAATGCGCCGGCGAATGCCTTGATTAGAAGAGAGACGGTCAAACCGACCAAGATACCTGCAAGTGCAAAGCTGATAGTCAAAATCTTAGAGTTGGCCTTTTCCATTATTCCTCATCCTAAAGTTATGGAGTCAAAATTGGCAGGGGCGGAGGGATTCGAACCCACGACCTAACGATTTGGAGTCGTTCGCTCTACCGCTGGAGCTACACCCCTACTGATCTTATTGATGACAACCGACCGCACAGGATCGTTTCTCATCAATAATCTCCCTTGCGATACTATTTATGGGAGATTTTAGGACCAGTAAAAGCCATTTTTGACTTACTTTTTGGTACTGCCAAGAAACACCGAGGGGGACCCTTTTGTCAAGGAGTCCCCCGGGTGATTATTACTTAGCTTACGCTGCGTTATTACTCAAGGATCTCAGTAACAACACCAGCTCCAACTGTACGACCGCCTTCACGGATCGCGAAGCGAAGCTCTTTTTCCATAGCGATAGGAGCGATAAGTTCAACAGAAACTTCGATCTTATCACCAGGCATAACCATTTCAGTTCCAGCTTTCAAAGTACAAACGCCAGTAACGTCT encodes:
- the rplL gene encoding 50S ribosomal protein L7/L12 produces the protein MSLTNDQIVEALSAKTVLEIAELVKTLEEKWGVSAAAPVAAAAAGPAAAVEEKTAFDVILVDAGANKINVIKEVRGLTGLGLAEAKALVEAGNKAVKEGATKEDAEKIKKALEAAGAKVTVK
- the rplJ gene encoding 50S ribosomal protein L10, which produces MITRADKEQEIKLITEKFGKAKGAFIVDFKGIKVEQVTNLRKKLNAADSEMKVVRNTLAKRAFKDHPAIETAFANSMKGTNAIVFSYGEVNATAKALADFAKDVEVLQIKSGVMDGAALDDAKIKFLATLPGKDQLRAMLLGTLLGAGSALARCLNAYAEKMGGGAAAGTEEAPQA
- the rplA gene encoding 50S ribosomal protein L1, which gives rise to MAGKKFAAVAKKVDSAKKYTVEEAFKLVVETAPAKFDESIDVALRLGIDPKQSDQQVRGAIALPHGLGKEVKVVVFAKGPKEAEAKAAGADFVGADDLVAKIQGGWLDFDKCIATPDMMATVSKVAKILGPRGLMPNPKIGTVTMNVGEAVTAEKKGKLDFRVDKAGIVHAGIGKKSMGDAKLKDNFMTLLGAIVKAKPASSKGIYLRSIAVASTMGPGVKIEPNAAAAATGAN
- the rplK gene encoding 50S ribosomal protein L11, which encodes MAKKVTGMIKLQIPAGKANPAPPVGPALGQHGVNIMEFCKQFNARTQALGDSIIPIIITVYQDRSFTFITKTPPVSSLIKKALKLESGSKQPQKDKVGKINNDQIKQIATTKLPDLNCLKVESAMSQVAGTAKSMGIDIA
- the nusG gene encoding transcription termination/antitermination protein NusG, whose translation is MEKKWYIVNVQTSCENTAKKAIEEKIKSSKMEEFFGEILIPAESVVELVKGQKQTKSRKFFPGYIFVQMFLNDETWHLVRNSSKVTGFVGGTKTRPPEVPEAEVLRVTQQMAGVAEKPRPKVKFAVGENVTVIDGPFSNFQGTVEEINEDKAKLKVLVSIFGRPTPVELDYIQVEKP
- the secE gene encoding preprotein translocase subunit SecE, with protein sequence MEKANSKILTISFALAGILVGLTVSLLIKAFAGAFGVVARAADSDMVRHGIPVLAGFALFAALQFNPRVQTWGEEVVSEIRKVVWPSRKDTTAMTIACVVMVLISSVIISSFDLISGFLINFLMK